In Candidatus Hadarchaeales archaeon, one DNA window encodes the following:
- the thiD gene encoding bifunctional hydroxymethylpyrimidine kinase/phosphomethylpyrimidine kinase, with amino-acid sequence MKPPCALTIAGSDSSGGAGIQADLATFRALGVHGACVLTSLTAQNTEGVREIMEVPPKFVEKQLETVLEDLSIEWGKTGMIHTEEVREVVLAAVKKYRLKLVVDPVRRASTGAELAKGRMEDLIGEAEVVTPNLSEAEELSGMRISSLEEMKRAARKISELGPRAVLLKGGHLEGKKVFDVFYSEGETRIFEAPRLPFSFHGTGCILSASLTALLAKGKEMGEAVEEAIGFLRGLLEKGRKVGRGNLLVLDPVLPLREEAGKWRATEEVWKAAQLLCSEPSFASLLPEVGTNVVMVPEGARGISDVIGLSGRIVKVEGKPYLTGFPRPGGSEHVARLVLTASSFDPSLRAGLNLRFSPVLLRACRKLGLEVGEFRREEEPKGVKTMEWAIKYVVKKKGRVPKVIVDRGGKGKEAMIRLLGKTPMEVVELTLRLLKEVGEREG; translated from the coding sequence ATGAAGCCTCCATGTGCCTTGACGATAGCGGGCTCGGATTCGAGCGGTGGGGCTGGAATCCAGGCGGATTTGGCCACCTTTAGGGCCTTGGGAGTGCATGGGGCCTGTGTCCTCACCTCCCTCACCGCCCAGAACACCGAGGGGGTCAGGGAAATCATGGAGGTCCCCCCCAAGTTCGTGGAAAAGCAGCTGGAGACCGTGTTGGAGGATCTGTCGATCGAATGGGGAAAGACGGGCATGATCCATACGGAGGAGGTGAGGGAGGTAGTACTGGCTGCGGTGAAGAAGTATCGACTGAAGCTCGTGGTAGATCCGGTGAGAAGGGCTTCCACGGGGGCGGAGCTGGCGAAGGGGAGGATGGAGGACCTCATAGGGGAGGCGGAGGTGGTGACCCCCAACCTTTCCGAAGCGGAAGAGCTCTCGGGTATGAGGATAAGTTCCTTGGAGGAGATGAAGAGGGCGGCCAGGAAGATAAGTGAGCTGGGGCCCCGTGCCGTTTTGCTCAAGGGGGGGCATCTGGAGGGTAAAAAGGTCTTCGACGTCTTCTACAGTGAAGGGGAGACGAGGATCTTCGAGGCTCCCCGTTTACCCTTTTCCTTTCACGGAACGGGCTGCATCCTTTCAGCCTCCCTCACCGCCCTACTGGCGAAGGGAAAAGAAATGGGAGAAGCAGTGGAGGAAGCCATAGGTTTCTTGAGGGGTTTGCTGGAAAAGGGAAGAAAGGTAGGAAGAGGAAACCTCCTCGTCCTGGACCCTGTCCTTCCGCTAAGGGAGGAGGCCGGGAAATGGAGGGCTACCGAGGAGGTATGGAAGGCGGCTCAACTCCTTTGTTCGGAGCCAAGCTTCGCTTCCCTTCTCCCCGAGGTGGGTACCAACGTGGTGATGGTTCCAGAGGGAGCCAGAGGGATTTCCGACGTAATAGGTCTTTCCGGTAGGATCGTAAAGGTGGAAGGAAAGCCGTATCTCACGGGCTTCCCCAGGCCAGGGGGTTCGGAGCATGTGGCCAGGCTGGTGCTCACCGCCAGTTCCTTTGATCCCTCCCTTCGGGCGGGTTTGAACCTCCGCTTTTCTCCCGTCCTTTTAAGGGCCTGTAGGAAGCTGGGATTGGAGGTGGGGGAGTTCAGGAGGGAGGAGGAACCGAAGGGGGTGAAGACGATGGAGTGGGCCATTAAATACGTGGTGAAAAAGAAAGGTAGGGTGCCCAAGGTGATCGTGGATAGGGGTGGAAAGGGAAAGGAGGCCATGATCAGACTCCTGGGCAAGACACCCATGGAAGTGGTCGAGCTGACCCTGCGTTTGTTGAAGGAGGTGGGAGAACGGGAAGGGTGA
- a CDS encoding tRNA (N(6)-L-threonylcarbamoyladenosine(37)-C(2))-methylthiotransferase has translation MRVYLETYGCTANRGDGEILAGLLKEAGHEVVEGWEGAEVLLLNTCVVKGETKKRMLRRMEEFAKTGKPVVVAGCLPLVDLPSVMERHPASVISCRSLLCVVEAVERAARGERGVLLLDGKPPEKPDLPKLRSSPVSAIVQIGEGCLSSCTFCSVRLARGRLRSFPPEKLVEEVREAVGKGYREILLTSQDNAAYGRERGWDLPSLLGEIVRVEGKFKVRVGMMNPENVKTILPKLVEVYRNEKVYRFLHLPLQSGDNRVLRMMGRRYTVEEFLEEVKAFREEFPDLCLVTDVIVGFPTETEEEFRRTIKVLEELKPDRVNLSRFSPMPGTPASRLPPLPGREVARRSRILSSLCLSLSLEANRKYVGWEGEALITEEGWKGGWVARLPNYKLAVLSEGKPGEFVRIRIREAKPTYLLAERIG, from the coding sequence ATGAGGGTCTATCTGGAGACCTACGGCTGCACGGCCAACAGGGGAGATGGGGAAATTTTGGCAGGTCTCCTGAAGGAGGCAGGACACGAGGTAGTGGAGGGATGGGAAGGGGCGGAAGTCCTCCTCCTGAATACTTGTGTGGTCAAGGGGGAGACCAAGAAAAGGATGTTGCGAAGGATGGAGGAGTTCGCCAAAACGGGAAAACCCGTAGTGGTGGCAGGCTGTCTCCCCCTCGTGGATCTTCCCTCCGTCATGGAAAGGCATCCGGCATCCGTCATCTCCTGTCGCTCCCTTCTCTGCGTGGTGGAGGCTGTGGAGAGGGCGGCGAGGGGGGAAAGGGGAGTACTCCTCCTCGATGGGAAGCCCCCTGAGAAACCCGATCTTCCCAAGCTTCGCTCCAGTCCCGTGAGTGCCATCGTGCAGATAGGAGAAGGCTGTCTTTCTTCCTGTACCTTCTGCTCGGTGAGGCTGGCGAGGGGAAGGCTGAGGAGTTTTCCTCCGGAGAAACTCGTGGAGGAAGTAAGAGAGGCGGTGGGAAAGGGATACAGGGAGATCCTCCTCACCTCCCAAGACAACGCGGCCTATGGGAGGGAAAGGGGATGGGATTTGCCCTCCCTTCTCGGAGAGATAGTGAGGGTGGAAGGGAAGTTCAAGGTTAGGGTGGGTATGATGAATCCCGAAAACGTCAAGACCATCCTTCCAAAACTGGTGGAAGTCTACCGTAATGAGAAGGTCTACCGCTTCCTCCATCTCCCCCTCCAGTCAGGTGACAATAGGGTATTGAGGATGATGGGAAGGAGGTATACCGTGGAAGAGTTTTTGGAAGAAGTGAAGGCTTTCAGGGAAGAGTTCCCTGACCTCTGTTTGGTAACGGACGTGATAGTGGGCTTCCCTACCGAGACGGAAGAGGAATTCCGTCGGACGATAAAGGTGCTGGAGGAACTCAAGCCCGATAGGGTGAACCTCTCCCGCTTCTCCCCCATGCCCGGCACCCCTGCTTCCCGTCTTCCCCCCCTGCCAGGAAGGGAGGTGGCGAGGAGGTCAAGGATCCTCAGTTCCCTTTGTCTCTCCCTTTCCTTGGAGGCGAACAGGAAGTACGTGGGGTGGGAAGGTGAAGCCCTCATCACGGAGGAAGGATGGAAAGGCGGATGGGTGGCTAGGCTTCCCAACTACAAACTCGCGGTCCTTTCCGAAGGAAAGCCTGGAGAATTCGTGAGGATCAGGATAAGGGAGGCCAAACCCACTTATTTGCTGGCGGAGAGGATAGGGTGA
- a CDS encoding radical SAM protein produces the protein MRCNLKCIYCPVRTDTGSKIFDYCSSSRQELSTEEAKRAMEELGKLGTLWISFSGGEPLLRPDLEEIADKARREGMFTILDTNATLITKKEGENPLQSFRQCSGIPSGDGKEER, from the coding sequence GTGAGATGCAATTTGAAGTGTATTTACTGCCCAGTGAGAACGGATACAGGCTCCAAAATCTTTGATTACTGTTCCTCTTCCAGGCAAGAACTCAGCACGGAGGAGGCTAAGAGGGCAATGGAGGAACTGGGAAAGCTTGGCACCCTCTGGATTTCCTTCAGCGGAGGCGAGCCCCTCCTACGTCCAGATCTGGAAGAAATAGCCGATAAGGCTAGGAGGGAAGGGATGTTTACCATCTTGGACACCAATGCCACCCTCATAACCAAAAAGGAGGGCGAGAACCCTCTCCAGAGTTTTCGACAGTGCAGTGGTATCCCGTCAGGGGATGGAAAGGAAGAACGATGA
- the acs gene encoding acetate--CoA ligase, whose amino-acid sequence MPTQWVVEDPKEKNVWWPSEEMKKKAWVSDPNIYEEAAKDRVAFWEKLAAEGLEWFKRWEKAHEWNPPYVKWFIGGKINASYNAVDRHVKAGKGNKRAVVWVPEPPHEKPRVLTYNELFLQVNKFANVLKSLGVKKGDRVGIYLPMIPELYPAILACSRIGAPHTVVFSAFAPEALRVRLEDSEAKVLITCDGYYRRGKVVDLKANADEAIKGTSVEKVVVVRRAGNEVKMEKGRDLWWHELMEEADPWCPPEHMDSEDMLFLLYTSGTTGRPKGVIHTTGGYLTQAYWTSKWVFDLHDDDLFWCTADIGWVTGHTYACYGPLLNGATLLIYEGAPDYPAPDRFWEIIEKFKVTIFYTAPTAIRMFARWGEEWVKKHDLSSLRLLGTVGEPIDRETWLWYFYKIGGGRCPITDTWWQTETGGTLIMSLPGIGPFIPTVAGRPFPGVHMEIVDEEGNPTDSGYLVQVPPLAPAMLRGLYKADEKYRETYWLKYNYRYYFPSDGAIRTLYGCIRVTGRVDDVMKVAGHRLSTAEMEDVLNTHPFVVESAVVPKPHDLKGEVPVAYVVLKEGRAPSKELEEELRALVREKIGPIATPEEIVFAPDLPRTRSGKIMRRILKALLVNAPVGDTSTLLNPEAVETLRKLVEGKRSG is encoded by the coding sequence ATGCCGACTCAATGGGTAGTAGAGGATCCGAAGGAGAAAAACGTCTGGTGGCCTTCCGAGGAGATGAAGAAGAAGGCCTGGGTGAGTGATCCCAACATTTACGAGGAGGCCGCCAAAGATAGGGTAGCCTTCTGGGAAAAACTGGCGGCCGAGGGACTGGAATGGTTTAAACGCTGGGAGAAAGCCCACGAGTGGAACCCTCCCTACGTGAAGTGGTTCATAGGAGGAAAGATCAACGCCAGCTACAACGCGGTGGACAGGCACGTAAAGGCAGGAAAGGGAAACAAAAGGGCGGTGGTGTGGGTTCCCGAGCCACCCCATGAAAAACCAAGGGTACTTACCTACAACGAACTTTTCCTCCAAGTCAATAAGTTTGCCAACGTTTTGAAGAGTCTGGGGGTGAAGAAGGGGGACAGGGTGGGAATCTATCTCCCGATGATTCCCGAACTCTATCCGGCCATCCTTGCTTGCTCCAGGATAGGAGCTCCACACACGGTAGTCTTCTCCGCCTTTGCCCCCGAGGCCCTGAGGGTTAGACTGGAAGATTCGGAAGCTAAAGTACTGATCACCTGCGATGGCTACTACAGGAGGGGGAAAGTGGTGGACCTCAAGGCCAATGCAGACGAAGCCATCAAGGGAACCAGTGTGGAGAAGGTGGTGGTGGTGAGGAGGGCGGGGAACGAAGTGAAAATGGAAAAGGGGAGGGACTTGTGGTGGCACGAACTGATGGAAGAAGCCGATCCCTGGTGTCCTCCAGAGCACATGGACAGCGAAGACATGCTCTTCCTCCTCTACACCAGCGGTACCACGGGAAGGCCGAAAGGTGTAATCCATACCACGGGTGGTTACCTCACCCAAGCTTACTGGACCTCCAAGTGGGTATTCGACCTCCACGATGACGATCTCTTCTGGTGCACTGCTGACATAGGATGGGTAACGGGACATACCTACGCATGCTATGGTCCCCTCCTGAACGGTGCCACCCTTCTCATCTACGAGGGGGCTCCCGATTACCCAGCCCCCGACCGCTTCTGGGAAATCATAGAGAAATTCAAGGTCACCATCTTCTATACCGCCCCCACCGCCATCAGGATGTTCGCTAGGTGGGGGGAGGAGTGGGTGAAGAAGCACGATCTCAGCTCCCTCAGGTTGCTTGGAACCGTGGGAGAACCCATAGATAGGGAGACTTGGCTTTGGTACTTCTACAAAATAGGGGGAGGGAGATGCCCCATCACGGACACCTGGTGGCAAACGGAGACCGGTGGAACCCTGATCATGTCCCTCCCAGGAATAGGGCCCTTCATCCCCACGGTGGCGGGAAGACCCTTCCCCGGCGTACACATGGAAATCGTGGACGAGGAAGGAAATCCGACGGACTCGGGATATCTGGTGCAAGTACCTCCCCTGGCCCCAGCCATGCTCAGGGGTCTTTATAAGGCGGATGAAAAGTATAGGGAAACTTACTGGCTGAAGTACAACTATCGCTATTACTTCCCTTCCGACGGGGCCATCAGAACCCTTTACGGATGCATCAGGGTGACGGGCAGGGTGGACGATGTGATGAAGGTGGCAGGACATCGTCTCTCCACCGCGGAGATGGAGGATGTGCTCAATACCCATCCCTTCGTGGTGGAGAGCGCGGTGGTGCCCAAGCCACACGACCTAAAGGGTGAAGTTCCCGTAGCCTATGTGGTCTTGAAAGAAGGTAGGGCTCCCTCGAAGGAGCTGGAGGAAGAACTCAGGGCCCTAGTGAGGGAGAAAATAGGGCCCATAGCCACCCCCGAAGAGATCGTCTTCGCTCCCGACCTCCCAAGGACAAGGAGCGGAAAGATCATGCGCAGGATCTTAAAAGCCCTCCTCGTTAACGCTCCCGTGGGTGATACTTCTACCCTCCTCAATCCGGAAGCCGTGGAGACCCTGCGGAAACTGGTTGAAGGGAAGAGGAGTGGGTAA
- a CDS encoding UbiA family prenyltransferase yields the protein MRFLRLRAWRFPFFHRMIWLLSPLLYFVFSRDLFSSFLPTFFLLLPFLFLYGAFSVLINDYFDFPFDLAAGKEVEPLSRTEILLLSSLTLSACLGLSFLLSPSLSFLPLLGLILAFLYSVKGIRLKERGWMGVGTDVGIEFLPLLFSILLLRLPRWDPDVFLFLLLYISVQLTSQVEHQLKDLERDRRVGLKTLVTERGEEFGLRLLRFFSSLSFLLLFPLLFWFSSLPWFSPLFLFFLLFSLFHPKWNPEFPQAHRVSPLFADIFYLFLFQIFPLYLSLLMVWTHPFFLPLLPPILLLDCRFLFMSWRWIRRWV from the coding sequence ATGAGGTTCCTCCGCCTCAGGGCTTGGAGATTTCCCTTCTTCCACAGGATGATCTGGCTTCTTTCACCCCTCCTCTACTTCGTCTTCAGCAGGGACCTCTTTTCCTCCTTCCTTCCCACTTTTTTTCTCCTCCTCCCCTTTCTCTTTCTATACGGTGCCTTCTCGGTGCTGATCAACGACTATTTTGATTTCCCTTTCGATCTCGCGGCGGGCAAGGAGGTTGAACCCCTCTCGCGCACGGAGATCCTCCTCCTCTCCTCCCTTACCCTTTCGGCCTGCCTGGGGCTCTCCTTCCTATTATCCCCCAGTTTGTCCTTCCTCCCCCTGCTTGGCCTGATCCTGGCCTTCCTTTACTCGGTGAAGGGAATAAGACTAAAGGAGAGGGGATGGATGGGAGTGGGAACGGACGTGGGTATAGAGTTCCTCCCCCTCCTCTTCTCCATCCTCCTCCTGCGCCTCCCCCGATGGGATCCCGATGTGTTTCTCTTCCTCCTTCTCTACATCTCCGTCCAGCTGACCTCCCAAGTGGAGCACCAGCTGAAGGACTTGGAGAGGGACAGGAGGGTGGGACTGAAAACGCTGGTTACCGAAAGGGGGGAGGAATTCGGCCTGAGGCTCCTTCGCTTCTTTTCTTCCCTCTCCTTCCTCCTCCTCTTTCCACTCCTATTCTGGTTTTCCTCTCTCCCCTGGTTCAGCCCGCTCTTTCTCTTCTTTCTCCTTTTCTCCCTCTTCCACCCCAAATGGAACCCTGAATTTCCCCAAGCCCATAGGGTCTCCCCCCTCTTCGCCGATATCTTCTACCTCTTCCTCTTCCAAATTTTCCCCCTTTATCTCTCCCTTCTCATGGTATGGACCCATCCTTTCTTCCTTCCCCTCCTCCCCCCCATCCTCCTCCTCGATTGCAGGTTCCTGTTCATGTCCTGGAGGTGGATAAGGAGATGGGTTTGA
- a CDS encoding GTP cyclohydrolase IIa, producing the protein MLQLTLIQLDNYGPWTVTPKPHPEAELQVLQAEIFSSLEREFKKRKGLVFQARQDNLLAISNGISLQEHRKIVERINRKFPVTVSMGVGVAETPYDAQCRASKFLQGLGSSRSGERKGKVAGETLESPEKGVVQIAHLDLNHSTRLTDTEPIYDTHLLIQRTHLALMELLLPKKCLVFYTGGDNFMAPSNGLALEDLSLIFSKVKRKLGVGLKAGVGRARTAERAALLASEGLHEIRQGRVKEAIVLKSEI; encoded by the coding sequence ATGCTCCAGCTCACCCTAATCCAGCTGGATAACTACGGACCCTGGACGGTTACACCCAAGCCCCATCCGGAGGCGGAACTGCAGGTATTACAGGCTGAGATCTTCTCCTCACTGGAAAGGGAATTCAAGAAAAGAAAGGGTTTGGTGTTCCAGGCAAGGCAGGATAACCTCTTAGCCATTTCCAACGGCATCTCCCTCCAAGAGCACCGCAAGATAGTGGAGAGGATCAACCGGAAGTTTCCAGTAACCGTGAGCATGGGGGTAGGGGTAGCCGAGACCCCCTATGACGCCCAGTGCAGGGCCAGCAAGTTCTTACAGGGGCTGGGGAGCAGCCGCTCCGGAGAGAGGAAGGGAAAGGTAGCGGGTGAAACACTTGAGTCCCCTGAAAAGGGAGTGGTCCAGATAGCACACTTGGACCTCAACCACTCCACTCGCCTCACCGACACCGAGCCCATTTACGATACTCACCTGCTCATCCAGCGCACCCATCTTGCCCTGATGGAACTCCTCCTCCCTAAGAAGTGTCTCGTATTCTACACGGGAGGGGACAACTTCATGGCACCCTCCAACGGTCTGGCGCTGGAGGACCTTTCCCTCATTTTCTCCAAAGTGAAGAGGAAGTTGGGAGTGGGACTCAAAGCAGGAGTGGGGAGGGCTAGAACCGCGGAAAGGGCAGCCCTGCTAGCCAGCGAGGGATTACATGAGATAAGGCAGGGAAGGGTGAAGGAAGCCATCGTGCTCAAGAGCGAAATATAG
- a CDS encoding 30S ribosomal protein S17e: MRQVYVKRAARQLLELYPDRFTTDFLHNRKVLDELLEVESKPLKNRIAGYLTSLMKQKAMS, from the coding sequence GTGAGACAGGTTTATGTGAAGAGGGCCGCCAGACAGCTCCTCGAGCTCTACCCAGATCGCTTCACCACGGACTTCCTCCATAACAGGAAAGTTCTGGATGAGCTTTTGGAGGTGGAAAGCAAACCCCTGAAGAACCGCATAGCTGGCTATCTCACCTCCCTGATGAAACAGAAAGCCATGAGTTAA
- a CDS encoding polyprenol monophosphomannose synthase: MDQEIDVSVVVPTYNEAGNLPPLIRRLARALRGRRWEVVVVDDGSPDGTGKVAEILARKYPVRLVQRGKRGGLSSAVVEGWRHAGGRVLVVMDADLQHPPELVPELVMKVEEGNDLVLACRTRWVGWRGAASKLMGELVRTLLHLPVRDPHSGFFALRRVVGRIKPRGYKILLECLVRGRYRRVAEVFYSQGKRKWGRSKWGVREGWEYLRQLLDLLGYSKGGR; the protein is encoded by the coding sequence ATGGATCAGGAAATAGATGTTTCCGTGGTCGTCCCCACCTACAACGAGGCTGGAAATCTCCCTCCCTTGATCAGGCGGTTGGCAAGGGCCTTGAGGGGCAGGAGGTGGGAAGTGGTGGTGGTGGATGATGGTTCCCCAGATGGTACGGGGAAGGTAGCGGAGATCTTGGCCAGGAAGTATCCTGTCAGGCTGGTTCAGCGTGGGAAGAGGGGTGGTCTCTCCTCTGCAGTGGTGGAAGGATGGCGGCATGCGGGAGGCAGGGTCCTGGTGGTGATGGATGCCGATCTCCAGCATCCACCCGAGCTGGTTCCAGAGCTGGTGATGAAAGTGGAGGAGGGGAACGATTTGGTCCTGGCCTGCAGGACGCGATGGGTGGGATGGAGGGGGGCTGCCTCCAAGTTGATGGGCGAACTGGTGAGGACCCTTTTGCACCTTCCCGTGCGGGATCCCCATTCGGGCTTCTTCGCCCTACGCCGGGTGGTTGGGAGGATAAAACCGAGGGGGTACAAAATCCTCCTGGAATGTCTGGTGAGGGGGAGGTACAGAAGGGTGGCTGAAGTTTTCTACTCCCAAGGGAAAAGGAAATGGGGGAGGAGCAAATGGGGGGTGAGGGAGGGGTGGGAGTACCTGCGGCAGCTTCTGGATCTCTTAGGGTATTCAAAGGGGGGAAGATGA
- a CDS encoding glycosyltransferase: protein MQVPVHVLEVDKEMGLKLAVCHDLLSVKGGAERVVLTVARAFRAEVFTLLYDPSQAFEEARGLKIHTLGDWKLPQDRRFYPWIYPFFHGWGILKFLGLDLRGYDAVFTSGKLGIFAKGEVTLHYCHSPPRFLYDLRPIVSLYLGRRYGSPVRALAELWWRGWRRMDEWAARRPNLILANSLEVKKRIWRYYGREAEVVYPPVKVEKFRMKGGGEYFLAVQRPSPEKRIELLLRIFKRLPGERLVLVGSYIDPDYTAWLEEKMRGMGNVSWLKEVSERELVELYAGCKALVHTARREDFGMAPVEAMASGKPVIAVNEGGVRETVVHGKTGLLVDPPYLKNFVRILKGFDPSLFSPRECRRRAEEFSEERFVRRMKELLGRMLG, encoded by the coding sequence TTGCAGGTTCCTGTTCATGTCCTGGAGGTGGATAAGGAGATGGGTTTGAAACTGGCGGTTTGCCACGATCTCCTCAGCGTGAAGGGGGGTGCGGAAAGGGTAGTCCTTACGGTGGCGAGGGCCTTCAGGGCCGAGGTTTTCACTCTCCTCTACGATCCCTCCCAGGCCTTCGAGGAGGCCAGGGGGCTGAAGATCCACACCCTCGGCGACTGGAAGCTGCCCCAGGATCGGAGGTTCTATCCCTGGATTTATCCCTTCTTCCACGGCTGGGGAATCCTGAAGTTCCTCGGATTAGACCTGAGGGGATACGATGCCGTTTTCACCAGCGGGAAGCTCGGTATCTTCGCCAAGGGAGAGGTAACCCTCCACTACTGCCATTCCCCTCCTCGTTTCCTCTACGACCTTCGCCCCATCGTTTCCCTCTATCTGGGAAGGAGGTACGGATCGCCGGTGAGGGCCCTCGCCGAACTCTGGTGGAGGGGGTGGAGGAGGATGGACGAATGGGCGGCAAGGAGACCGAACCTAATTTTGGCCAACTCCTTGGAGGTAAAGAAAAGGATCTGGAGGTACTACGGGAGGGAGGCGGAGGTCGTCTATCCTCCCGTAAAAGTGGAGAAGTTCAGGATGAAGGGGGGAGGGGAATACTTCTTGGCGGTCCAGAGGCCAAGCCCGGAGAAGAGGATAGAGCTCCTCCTCAGGATCTTCAAGAGGCTGCCGGGCGAGAGATTGGTGCTGGTGGGCAGCTACATAGATCCCGACTACACGGCATGGCTTGAAGAAAAGATGAGGGGGATGGGGAACGTGAGCTGGCTGAAGGAGGTGAGCGAGAGAGAACTGGTGGAGCTGTATGCTGGATGCAAAGCCCTCGTGCACACAGCCAGGAGGGAGGATTTTGGCATGGCGCCCGTGGAGGCCATGGCCTCTGGCAAGCCCGTGATAGCCGTGAACGAAGGGGGGGTGAGGGAAACGGTGGTGCATGGGAAGACGGGCCTGCTGGTTGATCCCCCCTACCTGAAGAACTTCGTGAGGATCCTCAAGGGCTTCGATCCTTCCCTCTTCTCCCCCAGGGAATGCAGGAGGAGGGCGGAGGAGTTCTCTGAGGAGAGGTTCGTGAGGAGGATGAAAGAACTGCTGGGGAGGATGCTCGGATGA
- a CDS encoding type IV pilin → MVGVRGVSVMVGIITLIGMAVLLASSLSLALRSWEIKGPLQALLELKMEKDKYGRENLVLKHLGGDPFPEAFSLSNGAISWNNLEVRVNGVRVEVEGEALFNGQSSTQGKVKFSRGDELSFPLSGLREGDSLSVIYRPGGQMLLEIKVS, encoded by the coding sequence TTGGTTGGCGTAAGGGGAGTTTCGGTGATGGTGGGGATAATAACCCTCATAGGAATGGCAGTTCTCCTGGCTTCCTCCCTTTCCTTGGCCCTACGAAGCTGGGAAATAAAAGGTCCCCTTCAAGCCTTGTTGGAACTCAAGATGGAGAAGGATAAGTATGGAAGGGAGAATCTCGTTCTCAAGCATTTAGGAGGAGACCCCTTTCCGGAAGCCTTCAGCCTCTCCAACGGGGCCATTTCTTGGAACAACTTGGAGGTGAGAGTGAATGGGGTGAGGGTGGAGGTGGAAGGAGAGGCCCTTTTCAACGGACAGAGTTCCACGCAGGGCAAGGTGAAATTCTCCAGAGGGGATGAACTCTCTTTCCCCCTTTCAGGGCTGAGGGAGGGAGATTCCCTTTCCGTGATTTATAGACCAGGAGGACAAATGCTCTTGGAAATCAAGGTAAGTTAA
- a CDS encoding acetate--CoA ligase family protein: MDPRVKAEEIFERVRAEGRRELMEHEAKGVLEVYGIPVNSTLLARNKQEALEFARKIGYPVNLKICSPDILHKSDARAVKVGLSSDSEVERAFEEVIANAKAYRSDARILGVTVSQYVPQGTEVIIGGMKDPTFGPVVMFGLGGIWVEVLKDVSFRLAPLERVDAEEMIEEIKGSSVLKGLRGKPKSDLNALIEMLLRAGKLLSDFPEEIEEMDINPIFVFEEGKGAKAVDARIILSS, translated from the coding sequence TTGGACCCGCGCGTCAAAGCGGAAGAAATCTTCGAGAGGGTAAGGGCGGAGGGAAGAAGGGAACTGATGGAGCACGAGGCTAAGGGAGTGTTGGAAGTCTATGGTATTCCTGTCAACTCCACCCTTCTCGCTAGGAATAAACAAGAGGCTCTGGAGTTCGCTAGGAAAATAGGTTATCCCGTGAACCTGAAGATTTGTTCTCCAGATATCCTCCATAAAAGCGATGCCAGAGCGGTGAAAGTGGGTCTTTCCTCCGATTCGGAGGTGGAAAGGGCCTTCGAAGAAGTAATAGCCAATGCCAAAGCCTACCGTTCCGATGCCAGAATTCTGGGCGTAACGGTTTCCCAGTATGTTCCCCAAGGAACGGAGGTCATCATAGGGGGGATGAAGGACCCCACCTTTGGACCGGTCGTGATGTTTGGGCTAGGAGGGATCTGGGTAGAAGTTCTGAAGGATGTAAGCTTTAGGCTGGCCCCCCTGGAAAGAGTGGATGCGGAGGAGATGATAGAGGAAATCAAGGGTTCTTCGGTGCTGAAGGGGCTGAGGGGAAAACCCAAGTCAGACTTGAATGCCCTAATCGAGATGCTGTTGAGGGCGGGAAAACTGCTTTCGGATTTCCCAGAGGAAATCGAGGAGATGGACATAAACCCCATTTTCGTGTTTGAGGAGGGGAAGGGAGCGAAGGCCGTGGATGCGAGGATCATCCTTTCCAGCTGA
- a CDS encoding carbon-nitrogen hydrolase family protein: MRLALVQFARGEKREENLRRMVDLLSTISRVDLVCLPENWLGREVLEEKEWEGVLEVLAEISRDGKFFLLTGGTYLREGKKILSKCYALNNEGKIVGRSDKLFPSKSTGERSFLSRGEIFGPLKLAGTKVGVVICVDVLYPEVCRVLCSRGVQLLLNPSNIPENRVETWKYVGVTRALENGVFFAFVNNTSSYYPDGRRVVGHSFVVSPKGELLTEAGEEETILKVGLNFSLLKEARSRWPFLEDTSKWWRREFFGSG, translated from the coding sequence TTGAGGCTGGCTCTTGTACAGTTCGCTAGGGGAGAAAAAAGGGAAGAGAACCTCCGTCGTATGGTGGATCTTCTTTCCACGATTTCAAGGGTGGATTTGGTCTGTCTTCCTGAGAATTGGTTGGGAAGGGAAGTGCTAGAGGAGAAGGAATGGGAGGGGGTTCTGGAGGTCTTGGCGGAGATCAGCAGGGACGGAAAATTTTTCCTCCTCACGGGAGGGACCTACTTGAGAGAAGGGAAGAAAATTTTGAGCAAATGCTATGCCCTGAACAACGAGGGAAAAATAGTGGGGCGTTCCGATAAGCTCTTTCCCTCAAAGTCTACGGGAGAGAGGAGCTTTTTGAGCAGGGGGGAAATCTTTGGTCCCCTCAAGCTTGCTGGGACTAAAGTTGGCGTGGTGATTTGTGTGGATGTTCTGTATCCTGAGGTATGTAGGGTACTCTGTTCGAGGGGAGTCCAACTCCTCCTCAACCCCTCCAACATTCCGGAAAACAGGGTGGAGACTTGGAAATATGTGGGGGTGACCAGGGCGTTGGAAAATGGCGTTTTCTTCGCCTTCGTCAACAATACCAGCTCGTATTATCCTGATGGAAGGAGGGTGGTGGGACACAGTTTTGTGGTTTCTCCTAAGGGGGAACTCCTGACAGAAGCTGGTGAAGAAGAAACCATTCTGAAGGTTGGACTCAATTTTTCCCTATTGAAAGAGGCAAGGTCTAGATGGCCTTTCCTTGAGGATACGAGTAAGTGGTGGAGGAGGGAATTTTTTGGCAGTGGATAA